In Cryptomeria japonica chromosome 10, Sugi_1.0, whole genome shotgun sequence, a genomic segment contains:
- the LOC131050909 gene encoding uncharacterized protein LOC131050909 encodes MDSRLNDQDIWASVRILGLDRRIKHYSILQQILLVGEGDFSFSLTLANTFGCADNMVATSLDSREKIISSYESGQNNLQNLEKLGAMILHDVDATTMNKLQIIKKRRFDRIIFNFPHAGFFGNEKDNRVIKKHRHLLNVFFKNGMTMLNKMGEIHVTHKEQDPYDKWKLVEEAEKCGLLLKESVKFDKADYPGYTNRRGAGSRIGETFFLGECRTYMFILSSSCNDQIHSAQPKISLQGHLQILKAAILELESERRNRKTAEAAKAKLESSCNELRTVADEAFKERDKFRRTKDKALRKKKKIIKQLDEELDEALSLEEDAAMQRDESIRMLEFERKAKIDAEAAKANLEFSYNKLQTVVDKTLKERDEFKRQRDEALRERKHITEQLAESLRLKEEFERKRDIALHQKYQPWREKENISEQLAEALRFKDVVKERADVKKYFFVLLFLSILIYFCIFM; translated from the exons ATGGATTCAAGGTTAAATGATCAAGATATTTGGGCCTCAGTTAGAATACTTGGTTTGGACAGAAGGATTAAGCACTATTCAATCTTACAGCAAATTTTATTAGTGGGGGAAGGCGATTTTTCGTTTTCTTTAACTTTGGCTAATACATTTGGTTGTGCAGACAATATGGTTGCCACCTCCCTTGACAGCAGAG AGAAGATCATAAGTTCATATGAGTCAGGCCAAAATAACCTTCAGAATTTGGAGAAGCTTGGAGCAATGATATTGCATGATGTTGATGCAACAACAATGAATAAGCTTCAAATTATCAAGAAAAGAAGGTTTGATAGAATTATCTTCAATTTCCCTCATGCTGGTTTCTTTGGGAACGAAAAAGATAACAGAGTTATCAA AAAGCATCGCCATTTGTTAAACGTGTTCTTCAAAAATGGAATGACCATGCTTAACAAAATGGGAGAAATCCATGTTACCCACAAAGAACAAGATCCTTATGACAAGTGGAAACTGGTGGAAGAAGCAGAAAAATGTGGGTTGCTTTTAAAAGAATCAGTGAAGTTTGACAAAGCAGATTACCCTGGCTACACTAATAGAAGAGGAGCTGGATCTAGAATTGGTGAGACTTTCTTCTTGGGAGAGTGTAGGACTTACATGTTCATTTTAAG TTCCAGCTGTAATGACCAAATACATTCTGCTCAACCCAAAATTTCTTTGCAAGGTCATCTACAGATCCTTAAAGCAGCTATTTTGGAGCTTGAATCTGAAAGGCGAAATAGAAAGACAGCTGAAGCTGCAAAAGCAAAATTGGAGTCTTCATGTAATGAGTTGAGGACAGTTGCAGATGAAGCTTTTAAGGAAAGAGATAAATTTAGGAGGACAAAAGATAAAGctttaaggaaaaagaaaaaaataatcaaacaattagatgaagaattagatgaagctttaagCTTGGAAGAGGATGCAGCTATGCAAAGAGATGAGAGTATTCGGATGCTTGAATTTGAAAGGAAAGCTAAAATTGATGCTGAAGCTGCAAAAGCAAATTTGGAGTTTTCGTATAATAAGTTGCAGACAGTTGTAGATAaaacattgaaggaaagagatgaaTTTAAGAGGCAAAGAGATGAAGCTTTGCGAGAAAGGAAACATATTACTGAACAATTAGCTGAAAGTTTGAGATTGAAAGAAgaatttgaaaggaaaagagataTTGCCCTCCACCAAAAGTATCAACCTTGGAGAGAGAAGGAAAATATTTCCGAACAGTTAGCTGAAGCTTTGAGATTCAAAGATGTAGTTAAGGAGAGAGCTGACGTAAAGAAGTATTTCTTTGTTTTGTTATTTTTgtctattttaatatatttttgtatATTCATGTGA